The following are encoded together in the Daucus carota subsp. sativus chromosome 5, DH1 v3.0, whole genome shotgun sequence genome:
- the LOC108222881 gene encoding pumilio homolog 2, whose translation MLSGIGRRPMFSGKEGSFGDGLETELGFLLHEPRRQEYDDLEKELNMYRSGSAPPTVEGSLSAVDRLFNHGGGGTPFPELGVNKSGNQFSSEEELRSDPAYLSYYYSNVNLNPRLPPPLRSKEDWRYTQRLQGGSSTVGGIGDRRKVNRNDTDVAGGGVSLFSNPPGFNNKKQESEVELEWGGEGLIGLPGLGLGSKKKSLAEIFQDDVGRVTPGSGHPSRTPSRNTFSENFDTLGSAEAELAQLHQGLSSEDNFESALKFQSSSGVKNVNAQPPSTSYSYVAALGTSLSRSTTPDPQHTARAPSPCPTPIGAGRGTAEKRNTSSNSFHGVSSHISEPLDVVASMSDMNLSNGVHNADNYLKTQAEEPTDDQKKYVFDMPGDQSNMKHHSYMNKSEATHIHGSSPSPTELSCSKSGGNGHGVGNPSLQADLHSNFYPEGSPGSVPYNGGGLMPHYQHINGANLSYPNYGINEYSMNSPVQSVMSGHTGNVNMPPLFENAAAAAMAVPVMDSRIMGGNITSGTNSSYDALELQNLGRIRNQMASSALQAPYVDPLYLQYLRTAEYGAAQAAFLNDPTMDINYMSNSYVDLIQKAYLESLVSPQKSQYGVPLGGKTGASNHQGFYGNPAFGVSYPGSPLSSPVIPNSPVGPGSPMRHGDINMRFTSGMRNLSGGIMGPWHLNSGNLENSFALSLLEEFKSNKARSFELSEISGHVVEFSADQYGSRFIQQKLETATTDEKTMVYKELFPQALTLMTDVFGNYVIQKFFEHGMASQRRELANKLIGQVLTLSLQMYGCRVIQKAIEVVDLDQKIEMVMELDGHVMRCVRDQNGNHVIQKCIECVPEVHIQFIISSFFDQVVTLSTHPYGCRVIQRVLEHCEETKTQSKVMEEILGCVSMLAQDQYGNYVIQHVLEHGKPHERSTIIQELAGKIVQMSQQKFASNVVEKCLTFGNSSERELLVREILGTTDENEPLQAMMKDQFANYVVQKVLEKCSDEERELILTRVKIHLDALKKYTYGKHIVARVEKLVAAGERRGAQSQQHVAVGGTEKEVVQLTRGQYE comes from the exons ATGTTATCTGGAATAGGTAGAAGACCGATGTTTAGTGGCAAAGAAGGATCATTTGGTGATGGATTGGAGACGGAGTTAGGTTTTTTGCTCCATGAACCGAGGCGGCAGGAGTATGATGATCTTGAGAAGGAGCTTAATATGTATAGAAGTGGGTCAGCTCCACCTACTGTTGAGGGTTCATTGAGTGCAGTTGATAGGTTGTTTAATCATGGAGGTGGTGGAACACCCTTTCCAGAACTCGGGGTTAATAAAAGTGGAAATCAGTTTTCCTCTGAGGAAGAGCTTAGGTCTGATCCTGCTTATCTGTCTTACTATTACTCGAATGTTAATTTAAATCCTAGGTTGCCACCTCCTTTGCGTTCTAAAGAGGATTGGCGATATACTCAGAGGTTACAAGGAGGAAGTTCAACCGTGGGAGGGATTGGAGATAGGAGGAAAGTAAATAGAAATGATACTGATGTTGCTGGTGGTGGAGTGTCGCTGTTTTCAAATCCACCAGGGTTTAACAATAAGAAACAAGAAAGCGAAGTCGAATTGGAATGGGGTGGTGAGGGGCTGATTGGTTTGCCCGGTTTGGGTTTGGGCAGCAAAAAGAAGAGCCTTGCTGAGATCTTTCAG GATGATGTAGGTCGTGTAACTCCTGGTTCTGGGCACCCTTCTCGTACGCCTAGTCGTAATACTTTTAGCGAAAATTTTGACACCTTGGGGTCGGCTGAAGCCGAGCTGGCTCAGCTGCATCAGGGCTTATCTTCTGAAGATAATTTCGAATCAGCTTTGAAGTTTCAGAGTTCATCTGGCGTGAAAAATGTCAATGCACAGCCCCCATCTACATCATACTCTTATGTCGCTGCACTTGGTACTTCATTGTCAAGAAGCACAACTCCGGATCCTCAACACACTGCAAGGGCTCCTAGTCCTTGCCCTACTCCCATCGGTGCTGGGAGAGGTACTGCGGAAAAGAGAAACACAAGTTCTAACTCATTTCATGGTGTCTCTTCTCACATAAGTGAGCCTTTAGACGTGGTAGCATCTATGTCTGACATGAATTTGTCGAATGGTGTACATAATgctgataattatttgaagacTCAGGCTGAAGAACCCACTGATGACCAAAAAAAGTATGTTTTCGACATGCCAGGTGATCAGAGTAATATGAAGCATCACTCTTACATGAATAAATCTGAGGCAACACATATACACGGGTCTTCTCCTAGCCCAACAGAACTTTCCTGCTCCAAGAGCGGTGGCAATGGTCACGGAGTTGGGAACCCGTCTCTCCAAGCTGACCTGCATAGTAATTTTTACCCAGAAGGATCTCCAGGTTCTGTCCCTTATAATGGAGGTGGTTTAATGCCTCACTATCAGCATATTAATGGGGCAAATTTGTCATATCCAAACTATGGTATAAATGAGTACTCTATGAATTCACCGGTGCAATCTGTGATGTCAGGCCATACTGGCAATGTTAACATGCcacccctttttgaaaatgctGCTGCAGCAGCCATGGCTGTTCCAGTCATGGATTCGAGGATAATGGGGGGTAATATTACTTCGGGAACAAATTCCAGTTATGATGCATTAGAATTACAAAATCTTGGCAGAATCAGGAACCAGATGGCCAGTAGTGCTCTTCAGGCACCGTATGTGGATCCATTGTATCTTCAGTACTTAAGGACAGCTGAGTATGGTGCAGCACAAGCTGCATTTCTTAATGATCCCACCATGGACATAAACTACATGAGTAATTCATACGTGGATTTGATTCAAAAAGCTTATCTTGAGTCTTTGGTATCACCTCAAAAATCACAATATGGTGTTCCTCTAGGGGGTAAAACTGGTGCATCTAACCATCAAGGTTTCTATGGTAATCCTGCATTTGGAGTCTCATATCCTGGAAGTCCCTTGTCAAGTCCTGTTATTCCAAACTCCCCTGTTGGACCTGGTAGTCCAATGAGGCATGGTGACATCAATATGCGATTTACTTCTGGGATGCGAAATCTATCTGGGGGTATTATGGGGCCTTGGCACTTAAACTCTGGTAACTTGGAGAATAGCTTTGCTTTATCGTTACTGGAAGAGTTCAAAAGTAATAAAGCTCGATCTTTTGAACTTTCAGAAATATCAGGTCATGTTGTTGAGTTCAG TGCGGATCAGTATGGCAGCCGGTTTATTCAACAGAAACTCGAAACTGCAACAACAGATGAGAAAACCATGGTTTATAAAGAGCTTTTTCCCCAAGCCCTCACATTGATGACTGATGTTTTTGGCAACTACGTGATCCAGAAG TTCTTTGAGCATGGTATGGCATCACAAAGAAGAGAATTGGCAAACAAGCTGATTGGACAAGTTCTGACACTAAGCTTACAAATGTATGGTTGTCGAGTAATTCAGAAG GCAATTGAAGTAGTAGATCTGGACCAGAAAATTGAAATGGTTATGGAGCTTGATGGTCATGTTATGCGCTGTGTGCGTGATCAGAATGGGAACCATGTCATCCAGAAATGTATTGAATGTGTTCCTGAAGTCCATATTCAATTCATTATATCATCATTCTTTGACCAAGTTGTCACCCTCTCCACACATCCATATGGGTGTCGTGTGATACAG AGGGTACTGGAGCACTGTGAAGAGACCAAAACACAAAGTAAGGTGATGGAGGAGATCCTGGGATGTGTTAGCATGTTGGCACAAGATCAGTACGGGAATTATGTTATTCAG CATGTATTGGAGCATGGTAAGCCGCATGAACGTTCAACTATAATCCAGGAATTAGCTGGGAAGATAGTTCAAATGAGCCAGCAAAAGTTTGCTTCAAATGTTGTTGAGAAATGTTTAACTTTCGGTAATTCTAGTGAACGTGAACTTCTAGTTCGGGAGATACTTGGAACAACTGACGAAAATGAGCCTCTCCAG GCAATGATGAAAGATCAATTTGCAAATTATGTTGTGCAAAAGGTGCTGGAGAAGTGCAGCGATGAGGAACGTGAACTGATTCTAACCCGAGTTAAAATTCATTTAGATGCACTGAAGAAATACACTTACGGGAAGCATATTGTAGCTCGCGTAGAGAAGCTTGTTGCTGCTGGAG AAAGGAGGGGTGCTCAATCCCAGCAGCACGTGGCAGTAGGGGGCACAGAGAAGGAAGTTGTACAGCTAACCCGAGGCCAGTATGAGTGA